The Thioalkalivibrio thiocyanodenitrificans ARhD 1 genome window below encodes:
- a CDS encoding FAD:protein FMN transferase, with the protein MLLPIALLLSACERPEIHTQRILAFGTLVEVSIYSADAELARTATEAVRQDLERMHRAWHPWEPGALGRTNEQLATQNEFSVDPSILPLLELGQALERRSDGLFNPAMGDLITLWGFHGDDRPDDPPPADAQIRQWLERAPSMAHIELDGLRARATRPGLRLDLGGFAKGYGVDRAMQRLRDMGIEHAIINAGGDLRAIGQPGNRPWRIGIRHPDGEGIMASLELRGDESVYTSGDYERYFVYDGIRYHHILDPRTGQPAREARSVTVLHHDGAEADAAATALFVAGPGRFAEIAAGLGISKAMLLDPQGNMHMTPDMAERVRFETDPVPSVHRVELPR; encoded by the coding sequence ATGCTGCTTCCGATCGCACTGCTGCTTTCCGCCTGCGAGCGACCCGAGATCCACACGCAACGGATCCTGGCCTTCGGTACGCTGGTGGAGGTCAGCATCTACAGTGCGGATGCCGAACTTGCGCGCACCGCCACGGAGGCCGTGCGCCAGGACCTTGAGCGCATGCATCGCGCCTGGCACCCGTGGGAGCCCGGCGCATTGGGGCGCACCAACGAGCAGCTGGCGACGCAGAATGAATTTTCCGTCGACCCGTCGATCCTGCCGCTGCTGGAACTCGGTCAGGCGCTGGAACGGCGAAGTGACGGGCTGTTCAACCCGGCCATGGGCGACCTCATCACCTTGTGGGGTTTCCACGGCGATGATCGCCCCGACGACCCGCCGCCCGCGGATGCACAGATCCGGCAGTGGCTGGAACGTGCGCCCTCCATGGCGCACATCGAACTTGACGGACTTCGCGCACGCGCCACCCGGCCCGGCCTGCGCCTGGACCTGGGCGGATTCGCGAAAGGCTACGGGGTGGATCGCGCCATGCAGCGGTTGAGGGATATGGGTATCGAGCACGCCATCATCAACGCCGGGGGCGACCTGCGGGCCATCGGCCAGCCGGGCAACCGGCCCTGGCGCATCGGCATTCGTCATCCGGACGGCGAGGGGATCATGGCTTCCCTCGAACTTCGGGGTGATGAGAGCGTCTATACATCCGGCGACTATGAGCGTTATTTCGTGTACGACGGCATCCGTTATCACCACATACTCGATCCGCGTACCGGCCAACCGGCCCGGGAGGCGCGGTCCGTGACCGTGCTGCACCATGACGGCGCCGAGGCCGATGCCGCCGCCACCGCCCTGTTCGTGGCCGGACCCGGGCGATTCGCCGAGATCGCCGCGGGCCTGGGTATCAGCAAGGCCATGCTGCTGGATCCGCAAGGCAATATGCACATGACACCGGACATGGCCGAACGCGTGCGTTTCGAAACGGATCCCGTCCCCTCGGTGCACAGGGTGGAGCTGCCCCGATGA
- a CDS encoding response regulator has translation MTRILVVDDSPTEVHVLKAMLEKNGYAVLTASSGEEGISIAKQQKPDLVLMDVVMPGLNGFQATRQLANDAATKAIPVIVVTTKDQETDKVWAMRQGAKDYIVKPVREGDLMERVKALVS, from the coding sequence ATGACGCGCATCCTGGTAGTTGATGATTCTCCCACCGAGGTCCACGTCCTCAAGGCCATGCTGGAGAAGAACGGCTATGCCGTGCTGACCGCCTCCAGTGGTGAGGAAGGGATCTCCATCGCCAAGCAGCAGAAGCCGGATCTGGTCCTGATGGACGTGGTGATGCCCGGCCTCAATGGATTCCAGGCCACGCGCCAGCTGGCCAACGACGCTGCCACCAAGGCCATTCCCGTGATCGTGGTGACCACGAAGGACCAGGAAACCGACAAGGTCTGGGCCATGCGCCAGGGCGCCAAGGACTACATCGTCAAGCCGGTCAGGGAAGGGGATCTGATGGAGCGTGTCAAGGCGCTGGTATCCTGA
- a CDS encoding chemotaxis protein CheW — protein sequence MTAATAQSPFRYLQSLASKGMALAGHLPVQVEHKEAWKGVLFELRGHRLLAPMDEVAEIVTPPRCTRIPGVKPWAYGMANMRGNLLPVMDLQGFLYGDNLSGDARRHRLLVVNCDGVYAGLVVEAVLGMKHFWVDDRDMEVPVRDQALAPYLTGAFRSDDELLAVFSPWRLARDEAFLNVSS from the coding sequence ATGACAGCCGCCACCGCCCAGTCCCCTTTCCGGTATCTGCAGTCCCTGGCCAGCAAGGGCATGGCGCTCGCCGGGCACCTGCCGGTGCAGGTGGAGCACAAGGAGGCCTGGAAGGGTGTGCTGTTCGAATTGCGCGGCCACCGGCTGCTTGCACCGATGGACGAGGTGGCGGAGATCGTGACGCCGCCCCGTTGTACGCGCATCCCCGGCGTCAAACCCTGGGCCTACGGCATGGCCAACATGCGCGGCAACCTGTTGCCCGTCATGGACCTGCAGGGGTTTCTTTACGGAGACAACCTGTCCGGGGACGCTCGCCGCCATCGGTTGCTGGTGGTCAACTGTGACGGCGTGTATGCGGGTCTCGTCGTGGAGGCTGTGCTGGGAATGAAGCATTTCTGGGTGGATGACCGGGACATGGAGGTGCCGGTTCGCGATCAGGCACTGGCACCCTACCTGACGGGTGCGTTCCGGTCCGATGATGAGCTCCTGGCGGTCTTCAGTCCGTGGCGTCTGGCCCGGGACGAGGCTTTCCTGAACGTGTCCAGTTGA
- a CDS encoding response regulator, whose amino-acid sequence MVIDDSKTIRRTAETLLKKQGCDVVTATDGFEALAKIAEHKPDIIFVDIMMPRLDGYQTCALIKHNRLFKQTPVIMLSSKDSIFDKARGRIVGSEQYLTKPFTRDDLLGAIKLHVKQH is encoded by the coding sequence ATGGTGATTGATGACAGCAAGACCATCCGCCGAACTGCCGAGACCCTGCTCAAGAAACAGGGCTGCGACGTGGTGACCGCCACGGACGGTTTCGAGGCCCTGGCCAAGATCGCCGAGCACAAGCCCGACATCATATTCGTGGACATCATGATGCCCCGGCTGGACGGCTACCAGACCTGTGCGCTGATCAAGCACAACCGTCTGTTCAAGCAGACGCCGGTAATCATGTTGTCCAGCAAGGACAGCATCTTTGACAAGGCGCGCGGACGTATCGTGGGGTCGGAGCAGTATCTGACCAAACCCTTTACCCGTGATGACCTGCTCGGCGCCATCAAGTTGCATGTGAAGCAACACTGA
- the gshB gene encoding glutathione synthase: MQATSRHIGVIMDPIGSINIKKDSTFAMLLAAQRRGWTVYYMEQHDLWLEDGRVRAAARTLELRDDPLDWYTLGQAQERPLGSIEAVLMRKDPPFDMEYVYTTYLLELAMQEGCLVVNRPDSLRDANEKLFTAWFPRCCPPTLVSRDIARLRGFLERQQDMVVKPLDGMGGASVFRVRKGDPNTGVILETVTGHGQRTVMAQRFLPEYVDGDKRILLVDGEPAPYALARIPASGEARANLAAGGRGEGVALTERDRWICDQVAPALRERGLMFVGLDVIGDYLTEINVTSPTCIRELDALYGLDIGGWLMDAIGRRLEAAR; the protein is encoded by the coding sequence TTGCAGGCCACATCACGACACATCGGTGTCATCATGGATCCCATCGGATCCATCAATATCAAGAAGGATTCCACCTTCGCCATGCTGCTGGCCGCCCAGCGTCGGGGCTGGACGGTGTACTACATGGAACAGCACGATCTGTGGCTTGAGGATGGTCGTGTCCGGGCGGCTGCCCGCACCCTTGAATTGCGTGATGATCCGCTGGACTGGTACACCCTCGGCCAGGCGCAGGAACGGCCCCTGGGCTCCATCGAGGCGGTGCTCATGCGAAAGGATCCACCTTTCGATATGGAGTATGTGTACACCACCTACCTGCTGGAGCTGGCCATGCAGGAAGGCTGCCTGGTGGTGAATCGGCCGGACAGTCTGCGCGACGCCAACGAGAAACTGTTCACCGCATGGTTCCCCCGGTGCTGCCCCCCGACACTGGTCAGCCGGGACATCGCCCGCCTGCGCGGGTTTCTTGAGCGTCAGCAGGACATGGTGGTCAAACCGCTGGACGGCATGGGCGGCGCATCGGTCTTCCGTGTACGCAAGGGAGACCCGAACACCGGCGTCATCCTGGAGACGGTCACCGGGCACGGGCAACGCACGGTCATGGCGCAGCGCTTCCTGCCCGAGTATGTCGACGGCGACAAGCGCATCCTGCTCGTGGATGGCGAGCCCGCTCCGTACGCCCTGGCCCGAATCCCCGCAAGCGGCGAGGCCCGCGCCAACCTGGCCGCCGGCGGACGCGGCGAAGGCGTGGCGCTCACCGAACGCGACCGCTGGATCTGCGATCAGGTGGCACCGGCGCTCAGGGAACGCGGGCTCATGTTCGTGGGGCTGGACGTGATCGGCGACTACCTCACGGAAATCAATGTCACCAGCCCCACCTGCATTCGCGAGCTGGATGCCCTTTATGGACTGGACATCGGCGGCTGGCTCATGGATGCCATCGGCCGGCGCCTGGAGGCTGCCCGGTGA
- a CDS encoding Gx transporter family protein translates to MRLSTTREDHLIAWLAALAVAIHVLESALPSPLPGVKPGLANVITVVALMMYGWRVAAWISVLRVIAGSLLTGTFLSPTFLLSISGALASLAVLLAAHALTGPRLSAIGLCVLAAMAHMLGQFLIAYTLIIPHPALLKLLPILLTAALLFGVATGTMANRIYRLPPATSS, encoded by the coding sequence ATGCGCTTATCAACCACCCGTGAAGACCACCTGATCGCCTGGCTGGCGGCACTGGCCGTTGCCATCCACGTGCTGGAATCGGCACTGCCCAGCCCCCTGCCGGGCGTCAAGCCGGGTCTCGCAAACGTAATCACCGTAGTGGCCCTGATGATGTACGGCTGGCGCGTGGCGGCCTGGATCAGCGTGCTGCGTGTCATCGCAGGCAGCCTGTTGACGGGCACGTTCCTGAGCCCCACCTTCCTGCTCAGCATCAGCGGCGCCCTGGCAAGCCTGGCGGTGCTGCTGGCCGCCCACGCCCTGACCGGGCCCCGGCTGAGCGCCATCGGCCTGTGCGTACTCGCGGCCATGGCCCACATGCTGGGGCAGTTTCTGATCGCCTACACGCTGATCATCCCCCATCCGGCCCTGTTGAAGCTTCTGCCGATCCTGCTGACGGCCGCCCTGCTGTTCGGTGTGGCCACTGGTACAATGGCCAACCGGATCTACCGACTGCCTCCGGCAACATCCTCATGA
- a CDS encoding NusG domain II-containing protein, which translates to MTRGDVLVIMFAALLAGWSFTEFWGVQGPGATEVRIISGNEEFARLPLARDTRIDVPGPAGITRVEIADGAARCARSPGSAGICQRAGWLRETGDMAVSLPNRVLIEILGEGDKQFDSINH; encoded by the coding sequence ATGACACGCGGCGACGTCCTGGTGATCATGTTTGCGGCATTGCTGGCCGGGTGGTCCTTCACCGAGTTCTGGGGTGTACAGGGGCCGGGCGCCACGGAGGTACGGATCATCTCCGGAAACGAGGAATTCGCCCGGCTGCCGCTTGCCCGGGACACCCGCATCGACGTCCCGGGACCCGCCGGCATCACCCGGGTGGAGATCGCCGACGGTGCCGCCCGATGCGCCCGCTCCCCGGGCAGCGCGGGCATCTGCCAGCGCGCCGGCTGGCTGCGCGAGACCGGCGACATGGCGGTGAGCCTGCCAAATCGCGTGCTGATCGAGATCCTGGGTGAAGGGGATAAACAATTCGACAGCATCAACCACTGA
- a CDS encoding methyl-accepting chemotaxis protein translates to MKGSSSDGGLKLGFNRTFTMLVGLLILFMVLTVVAFFYYTIQLGHNRDQVAIAAEQRLTSQRIATFALESAAGNDAAFAQLAALRDEFEQSLTLLQRGDPATGMPAVPEDVAEQLAGVERAWASYRESIDSITEGRDAVLDVAEYNQIITESIPELVSLSEEVARSLAAANADPRQVFNATRQMMLAQRAQNHLTQVIEGGIGAGRSADSFARDAVEFGIMLEGMVRGLPGRGIEQVEDPEALSQLREVAMLFSMVQDNVGGILEIVPQLFEIKESAAQVEGLSGDMLAVTTELESALVASGSRLDIWVFAGYLFGALSLATLVLLGYILYQDTRRRLAVTTEQNRRNQRAILQLLDEMTNLAEGDLTVHATVTEDITGAIADSVNYAIDALRSLVTTINQTAMQVSTAAVKTQSTALRLADASSHQAREIASASSSITDMADTIEKVSRSAETSAEVAQKSVEIAGKGALTVRKTIDGMDTIREQIQETSKRIKRLGESSQEIGDIVGLINDIADQTNILALNAAIQASAAGEAGRGFAVVADEVQRLAERSANATKQIEALVKTIQADTNEAVISMEHSTANVVNGAKLALDAGDALNEIEGVSHQLADLIATISHAARQQAAVAQNVSNTMNVIQEITMQTSDGTNETAVSIGNLTNLATELRKSVAGFKLPESEQLETVIIDQMDEEAQGNENEDAHKVA, encoded by the coding sequence ATGAAGGGGTCTTCAAGCGACGGCGGGCTGAAGCTCGGGTTCAACCGGACCTTCACCATGCTGGTGGGTCTGCTCATTCTATTCATGGTGCTGACGGTGGTGGCGTTCTTCTATTACACCATCCAGTTGGGCCACAACCGTGATCAGGTTGCTATCGCCGCCGAGCAGCGTCTGACGTCTCAGCGCATCGCGACGTTTGCCCTGGAATCGGCGGCCGGCAACGATGCCGCATTTGCCCAGTTGGCAGCCCTGCGTGACGAGTTTGAACAGTCCCTGACGCTGTTGCAGCGCGGCGACCCGGCCACCGGCATGCCGGCGGTGCCCGAAGACGTGGCTGAACAGCTGGCCGGCGTGGAGCGGGCATGGGCGAGTTACCGGGAGAGTATCGACAGCATTACCGAGGGACGGGATGCGGTCCTCGACGTTGCTGAGTACAACCAGATCATCACCGAATCCATCCCTGAACTCGTTTCCCTGTCCGAGGAGGTGGCGCGAAGCCTCGCCGCCGCCAACGCCGATCCCCGGCAGGTGTTCAATGCCACCCGTCAGATGATGCTTGCGCAGCGGGCGCAGAACCACCTCACCCAGGTCATCGAGGGCGGCATCGGGGCCGGCCGTTCAGCCGACAGCTTTGCCCGGGACGCGGTGGAGTTCGGCATCATGCTGGAAGGCATGGTGCGCGGTCTCCCCGGCCGCGGAATCGAGCAGGTGGAGGATCCGGAGGCCCTGTCGCAGTTGCGGGAGGTGGCCATGCTGTTCAGCATGGTGCAGGACAACGTGGGCGGCATCCTGGAGATCGTGCCCCAGTTGTTCGAGATCAAGGAGTCGGCCGCACAGGTGGAAGGCCTGTCCGGCGACATGCTCGCCGTGACCACGGAGCTGGAATCCGCCCTGGTGGCGAGCGGCTCGCGCCTGGATATCTGGGTATTCGCGGGTTACCTGTTCGGTGCCCTGTCCCTGGCAACCCTCGTGCTGCTGGGTTACATCCTTTACCAGGATACCCGCCGCCGGCTCGCGGTCACCACGGAGCAGAACCGTCGTAACCAGAGGGCGATTCTGCAGCTGCTCGACGAGATGACCAACCTGGCGGAAGGTGACCTCACCGTGCACGCAACCGTGACGGAGGACATCACCGGCGCCATCGCGGACTCGGTCAACTACGCCATCGATGCGCTGCGCAGCCTGGTGACCACCATCAACCAGACCGCCATGCAGGTGTCGACCGCCGCGGTCAAGACCCAGTCCACCGCCCTGCGCCTGGCCGATGCGTCCAGCCACCAGGCGCGCGAGATCGCCTCGGCGTCATCGTCCATTACCGACATGGCGGATACCATCGAAAAGGTGTCACGGAGTGCGGAGACCTCCGCGGAGGTGGCCCAGAAGTCGGTGGAGATCGCCGGCAAGGGTGCGCTCACCGTACGCAAGACCATCGACGGCATGGACACCATTCGAGAACAGATCCAGGAGACCTCCAAGCGAATCAAGCGTCTTGGTGAATCGTCCCAGGAGATCGGCGATATCGTGGGCCTGATCAACGACATCGCGGATCAGACCAATATCCTGGCGCTCAATGCCGCCATTCAGGCGTCTGCCGCCGGCGAGGCGGGCCGCGGCTTCGCGGTGGTGGCGGACGAAGTGCAGCGACTCGCCGAGCGCTCCGCCAACGCCACGAAGCAGATCGAGGCCCTGGTGAAGACCATTCAGGCCGACACCAACGAGGCGGTGATCTCCATGGAGCACTCCACGGCCAACGTGGTGAACGGTGCGAAACTGGCTCTCGATGCGGGCGACGCCCTCAACGAGATTGAAGGTGTGTCCCACCAGCTTGCCGACCTGATCGCGACCATCTCCCACGCCGCCCGGCAGCAGGCGGCGGTGGCCCAGAACGTGTCCAACACCATGAACGTGATTCAGGAGATCACCATGCAGACCTCCGACGGCACCAACGAAACGGCGGTGTCCATCGGAAACCTTACCAACCTGGCAACCGAGCTGCGCAAGTCGGTGGCCGGCTTCAAACTCCCCGAATCGGAGCAGTTGGAGACGGTCATCATCGACCAGATGGACGAGGAAGCGCAGGGCAACGAGAACGAAGACGCGCACAAGGTGGCCTGA